One Gossypium hirsutum isolate 1008001.06 chromosome A11, Gossypium_hirsutum_v2.1, whole genome shotgun sequence genomic window carries:
- the LOC107897732 gene encoding uncharacterized protein, whose amino-acid sequence MSLPHHAPPPPPEKAVQVLESPPPMMTMTPSQLPALYKQRSLSPDIFRDEAWLRRKGNSKNRGSKSVTDEDLDELKACIELGFGFEFDSPEVDQRLSDTLPALGLYYAVNKNYNDIVSKSSSVASDCDSIPSPIGSPNPIFGPGDNPQTVKIRLRQWAQVVACSVRQCS is encoded by the exons ATGTCCCTTCCTCATCACGCGCCACCACCACCACCAGAAAAAGCAGTGCAGGTCCTGGAGTCACCCCCACCGATGATGACGATGACGCCATCTCAGCTACCGGCGCTTTATAAGCAGCGCTCGTTGTCGCCAGACATTTTCCGCGACGAGGCATGGCTTAGAAGGAAAGGGAACAGCAAGAACAGAGGGAGCAAGAGCGTGACGGACGAAGACCTTGATGAACTCAAGGCTTGTATTGAGTTGGGGTTCGGGTTCGAGTTTGACTCACCCGAGGTGGATCAACGTTTGTCCGACACTTTGCCTGCTCTTGGCCTCTACTATGCTGTTAACAAGAACTACAACGACATCGTTTCCAAGTCTTCTTCAGTTGCATCGGATTGTGATAGTATTCCCTCCCCTATAGGCAGCCCCAACCCCATCTTTGGTCCTG GTGATAATCCACAGACGGTGAAGATAAGGCTGAGACAATGGGCGCAGGTGGTTGCTTGTTCGGTGAGGCAATGCTCATGA